From the genome of Strix uralensis isolate ZFMK-TIS-50842 unplaced genomic scaffold, bStrUra1 scaffold_436, whole genome shotgun sequence:
cccccccctcccccacccccgggTGTTTATTTTCTGGGTGGCAAACGGCCCCTCCCCGCGCGCCGGGGTTGGGtggtgtgggggtgggggggtgggaaaaacaggaaaaaagaagccaaaaatttttttggggggtgggtgttTACATGGGGGAGGGTTTCAGGGAGGGTCCCCATTTCCCcgcagggggtgggggtgcaaCAAGGACCCCCCCCAACTCAACCCTGGGGGTTGGTTTTAGCGGCggcgtccccccccccccccacccgatACCCAAGCGATGACCCAACAGGTTTGGGGAGAAACTCAACGTTCGTCAAACGAaaaggggcggggggcggggggtggtttgggccctcccccccccccccgtggaaggtggagggggggggaaagtcTTCCCGGAGGGTTCTGGGGTGCTGGTGGTGGATGAGAAGATGAAGGTTTCCATGGTTCCTCTCGCCTtcgtcctcctcctcttcctccttggaGGCGGAATGAGtgagttgggttgggttgggttgggttgggttgggttgggttgggttgggttggagggggggggcacgtttttttggggtgttttgagGGGACGGAGGGGGTGCCGCAAGGTGTTGTCTCCTCTGGGGTTTCTCCACGGGGTCCCAGCGCCAAGGGGCAGCTTCacaccttcccctcccccccccccccaacctccatCCTCAGgccaaaaaataattaaaaaaaaaaaaattaaaaactctccAAAGTCCCATCGCACCCCAGCCACCGTGGGGGGGGGGTCTACAGGGATGGGAGGGGGGCACCaaaccaccccccgcccccccccccccatgaccTGGTGTCCCCAACCCACAACCTCTCCCAGTCCCACCACCGCGACGCGGCAGCAGCTCCGGATCCAACGTCCCCCCCAACCAAGAgctgacccccacccccccacccccccacccccccccccccacctcccaccccgctcCAGCTTTTCACCCCTTTCCcacccccctcctcttcctcctacaACCGAGGCCAATCGACCCCCCGCCcgcgtccccgtcccccccccccgggccaaGCGCCGCGCCCGGAGCTTTTAAACCTCGTTAAGAGTCGAGTTGATTGCATAAGGGAGATTAATTTAGGAGGAAGACGGCTGGAGAACGTCCATTAGGAGCCATCGGGCTGGAAAAATGGAGCTTTTTGAAACAGCatggatttttttgggggggggtgaggggttttttggttatTGTTTGAgtttaatttgggtttttttgggttttttttttttgagctcgCGCAAGCTGGAGAATTTTCCAGAGCAAATCTCCTGAGGGAAAACTTGATGGACACCATCACCGCGGTGGGGAGAGGGGCTCCAAGGTTGGGttgccaccccccccccgccacgagcagggccaccttccactagcccaggttgcccaacttggccttgaacccttgcagggaggagggggcagcccGTTGTCCACCGTCAGCGTGAAGATGTTTTTTCACGAGGTGGCACCTGGTGGTGGGTGACTTTGGGTCTCCTGGCGCTGCCCAAccgcgcggggagggggggctcgTCCCTCGGGGACGTTTGGGAGGTCCAGGAAAAGTCGCGGGTGAGGTTCAAGAGGACGGGGATGGGCTTCCCAGGTGGGGGGTGGATGACGTCCAAGGGATGTTTTGTGGTTGGAGGGTGGGAACTGGTTGGTGGGGTGGGATCGGGGTCACCACCTGAACCTCGGGGGGGACACCTGTGGCAGCAGTGGAGCcccaagaaggaagaggaggatgaagttCTCCCTTGCCCCAGCCCCAAGGACCCCAAACCCCACATTTCAACATCCTGGTGCACCTCAATGTCCATCCCCAAGCCCCTTTCTTCATGGAAATGGGTCAAAAAACCACAAGATTGGGGCAGGGTCTTGCTCCATGGGCACCCAACCTCCTGGTGAACCTCCGCACCCATCCCCAAGCTCCATTCTTCATGGAAATGGGTCAAAACCCCATGAGATTGGGGCAGGGTCTTGCTCCACGGGCACCCAACCCTCCTGGTGAACCTCAGTGTCCATCTCCAGGCTCCTCTTGGCCTGGAAATGGGTCAAGAAACCACGAGATTGGAGCAGGGTCGTGCTCCATGGGCACCCAACCTCCTGGTGAACCTCCACACCCATCCCCAAGCTCCATTCTTCATGGAAATGGGTCAAAAACCCACAAGATTGGGGCAGGGTCTTGCTCCACGGGCACCCAACCTCCTGGTGAACCTCAATGTCCATCTCCAGGCTCCTCTTGGCCTGGAAATGGGTCAAGAACCATTTGGGCTGGGAGATCTCATCGAGTCgttaatttatttgtatttttgaattTTGTGATGCCAGATGTTCCTCATCCTGGAGAACACCCAGCACTGTGgtcccaggggtgggggggggacctTGGTTCTTTGCAGGGGGGAAGGTGGAGGAGCAGGTGGGTGCAGGCAAGGGCTGGACCCACTGGTGGTGACCCCCAaatgtgtgtccccccccacccccttgtcCCCACCACCCGGAAGGTGATGAATGAGGACACGGCCGAGGCGTGGAGCCTCCCAGGAAGCTTCACCGTCCAGAATCAAGGTgggtgtggggtttggggggggtccctggtgaCCCCCCCATGGGGTTGGGGGACCTGGGTTgtgccccccaaccccacccctgcTGAACCCCGTCATCTCACAGACGCTGAGGACAACTTTTAGGTCAACCTTGACTCCGTGGAGACGTCGGCACCGGTGGGTTCCCCACCCCAGTGGGTCACGGGGCAGCGGGGACACCCCGATTCCTGCTGACAccctgtttcccccccccccccacccccccctctcCACATCCCAGCAGGTCCCTGAGGCCGGAGACGTTCTGAGCCCgtggcagggtggggggtggccACCACGACCACCCCATCGCTGCCCCAAACCTTCTTCAGGGGTGACCTTGACCCCCCCTCCCAGGGCGTCCTCATCCTCTTCTCGCGAGCACTTCTGGGGGGTCATGACCCCACTTTTGGGGTCATGACCCCACTTTTAGGGTGGTCACTTCACTAATTATCGTCACCGCACGGGTCACGACCTCCCACCCATCGGCACTTTCGGGCTGTGACCCCCAACTCCGGGGTCACGTCCCTacgtcccccccctccccaaactcACCTCAAGGgtgaggagcccccccccccctcgcgcTGAAAACTGGGGCTGGACCCCCCCTTTTCTTCCCAATAAAGACACTAGAATGGCACTGGTGCTACTGGTTTGTACTGGGACAACCCCAGTGTAGACTTGGGGAGGGGGCAAGAGGCCCTTGTAgccccttttttggggggacaccccccacagGGGACCCTCTAACCCCTCCCCACCGGGTAGGATGGGGGCCACGCCCCGGATTTTTTCAGTAGTCGTGGActttgcccccccacccccgacaCCTCCCGGCTGTCAGGTgaggcggaaaaaaaaaaaaaattgaaaataaaattgctaatTTTAGCACtcggggacggggcggggcgcgAATTGGCCGCGGGCCCAAGCGGTGGCACGCGAGCTGGGGCGCGTTTCCGCCTTTCCCAGCCTGCCAcggggtgggggatgggggggggggggggggaggggtgttcGTGGGGGGGTCATGGAGGGAGTGGGGGGCGTCCGGGGGGGGTCACTGGAGTCGTGGGGGTTGTGGGAATCGTTCTTGGGGgactggggtttggggggctggTAGGGTTCAGGGGGAGCCAcggggggtgctggtggggtttggggggggccacTGGGACTTGGGGGGTTGATGGGGCTTAGGGGGAGCCacttgggggggttggtgggGTTGAGGGGGAGAGACTTGGGGGACTGGTGGGGCTCAGGAGGGGGCACTGGGacttggggggctggtggggctcaGGGGGAGCCacttggggggctggtggggttcCGGGGGGCCACTGGGACTTGGGGGGCTGGTGGGATTCATGGGGGAGCCACTTGGGGGtctggtggggtttgggggggccacTGGGACTTGGGGGGCTGGTGGGCTTCAGGGGGAGAGACTTGGGGGACTCATGGGGCTCAGGAAGGGGCACTGGGacttggggggctggtggggtttggggggggccacTGGGACTTAGGGGACTGGTGGGGTTCATGGGGGAGCCacttggggggctggtggggctcaGGGGGAGGCACTTGGGGGGACTGgtggggctcggggggggccgCTTATGGGTCTCAAAGAGACCCACAGGCCGATGACATCACCAGTGGCCGTACAAGCTCAACGTGGCCCCGGTGGCAGGTGACCGACGTGTCCCCTGAAGCCTCCGTCTTCCCCGAGGCCCAGCGGGTTCCCACCACCCCCttttggggacaccccccccccccaaccctgtgtgtgtgtgtgtcccccgcccCCCACATCTGCCCTTTGTCCCCGTCCCCGTGGGGCACGTGGGGAGGAGGCGTGAAATGTCCCCaagggtggggacaaggacaaaCTCTCCCGCCTGCGTCACCCCCCGGACTTGTACCTTTGGGAGGATCCAACCCAAGGGCCCTAATTACTCGCTCAGCAATTAACTCGTCTCCAATAATTTCCTGtcctggagggggggggaggggtgtttTTGGGGACGTTTAGGGCGGTTTTGGGCACCCCACGTCCAGCCCAACCCACGTGACACCACGGGAGCCACCTTGCGTGTCCCCAACCAACGCGTGGAAACGGGCCGGTGACAATAAAATTAAGTGGTTTTATTCGACTCTACACTCGCacggggaggaagaggatggtgggTCTCGTGGTTTTTGTCACCCCCGAGACCCTCCCCCACACCCTCACCCCCACCCgtgtccctccccaccccccagcccccgtCCACTTGTCCCTTGGGTGGCTCCACTCAAGGGATGACGATGTGGGACGGTCGCTCGATGTGgatctggggaggaaggagagatgaggaggaggagggctgggaaatGGGGGGTGGGGTGGCCCCACGGCACcggtggggggaggggaggggggggaggacACAGGCTCAGGGTGCTGAGAACGTGGCACCCACCTTCTGCGAGGTGTCCACCATCTCCAGGTTGATGCAGGTGGTGCTGGGAGCCTCCAGACCttgtggggtgggaggagaggtcACGGGGACACCCCAAAAAAATCCATGGccaccagcccctctcccccccccactAGCCCTCTTACCTTCGCACGTGGCCGCCTGGTTGCTGATGGCGAAGCCCTGGGAGCCGCCCCAGCTCTCGTCGGTGCTGCAGTAGAGCTCGGAGCGGGACGTCACCTTGTCCCTGCGCCGGTGGGGGGGAGGGAGATGGGTGACAACGGGACGTCCCATGGGACACCCCACCCCATGGGACACCCCATGGGACACCCCCATCCCATGGGACAACCCCACCCCATGGGACACCCCCACCCTATAGGACACCCCACAGGACACCCCATCCCATGGGACACCCCAACCCATGGGACACCCCAcaggacacccccccaccccacaggacccccccaccccacttgcCTGTACTCTTTCTTCTGCCTCTGAACCCGCAGCAGGAAGATGGTGAAGATGACGGTGGCCAAGACCAACCCGGCCACGGGCACCCCTACGGCCACCCCCACTTTGCTGATCCGTGACCTACAGGCGCTGTCTTGGTACCAAAACGCCGACTGGTCCTCGCACCTGGTGGGGGTGTCCACGCGGGTGAAAACAAGGTGCCGGCGTCACCCCAAACCCAAGGGGGACCCCCATTTTTTTGGGCGCTTACTCGCACTGTGGCCCCCCGCTTGCCACGCCGCAGGTGCCGTGGACGCAGATGTAGCGGTCGGGGGCTCGTTTGTCGCATCTGGTGATGCAGACGACGCCGGTGGCGGTGATGAGCGGTGAGTAGTAGGCCTTGAACTCCTCCGCGATGTGGTCGTCACACAGACCTGAGGGTGGACACCCCGGTGGCTCAGCGACGGGCGTGGCGGTGGCCCGAGGGGTCCCCACGTTGGGGGACAAACATCCTGTGGGTTCACTTACTCGATTCCACCTCTTCCACCCCGTAGTTGGTGACGTTGGTGAAGGCCGAGTTGAAACAAAAAGCACCTGGGATGGTGGGAGAAGGTGCTGATGGGCGCCCGTGGGCtccaaacacccccaaaaaaaggacTTTGCCCCGGTGGCAAGTGACACGTGGTcagtgggggggaagggggggaccaCCAGCGTCACTCACAGTCGCTCCCTTCGCAGGTCTCGTTGCAGTCGGTGTAGTTGTTGAAGGCGCTGACGAGGTTCTTGGAGATGTTCTCCACCGTCTTGTTGGCCGTGGTGCTGGCCAGGACCTTCAGGAGGACGGTGTAGTTCACCACGATGCTGCCCTGGCTGAAAGGAGAAGGGACACCTCGGCTGCTGGTCCCATTCTGGAGAGCCAACTGGGACCAGTTTGGGGGTCCAAGTGTGGAGGGGACAACGTGGCCACTGTTACGTGGGGCTGGACCATCCTGAAGGAGCCCTGGGTGGCTTGGAGGGATGTGGTTGGCTCATTCTTGGAGAACATCACCTCAAGTTGAGCCCTGTGGGTCCCTtcaccccaaatcacccccccccccagggcaaaTTTAGGGGGGGGGAGGTGTCAGCACCCCCTGAGGACACACCATCCGTGGTGGACACTCACCTCAGCTGGTGGATCACCACGTCTTGGTAGCCCTCTATGTGCTTGTAGACCTCCTTCATCTGGAAGACAAAGAGAAACCAGGGGGAGATCCGGCCACCATCCGTGTTGTGCCCCAAatgccccccaaatccccccccaagcccccgcccggcgctgcccccggcGTTGCCACGCCCTGACCTTCTCCTTGAAGTCCTTCTCGAACTCCTTGAACGCCGGAGACGAAGGATTTGCGAGATCGGTTGTGAATTCCCTGTTGTCCACCTTCGTCTTCATCTCCACCGTCGCATTCACCAGCACTTGGGCAAGAAGAAGGAGACCCGTAAGCCCACAACCGGGGCCCTTGGTCAGGGGACCAGCTCGGTCCCTCATGGTGGCCCCATTCTTGGGTCAGTCCCTTCTTGGTGGCCCCATTCCCAGGTTGGTCCCTCATGGTGGCGCCAGTGTTGGGTCCATCCCTTCTTGGTGGCCCCATTCTTGGGTCCGTCCCTTCCTGGTGGCCCCATTCCCAGGTTGGTCCCTCATGGTGGCCCCATTCTTGGGTCAGTCCCTTCTTGGTGGCCCCATTCCCAGTTTGGTCCCTCATGGTGGCCCCTTTCTTGGGTCCATCCCTTCCTGGTGGCCCCATTCCCAGTTTGGTCCCTCATGGTGGCCCAATTCTTGGGTCCATCCCTTCTTGGTGGCCCCATTCCCAGTTTGGTCCCTCATGGTGGCCCCATTCTTGGGTCCGTCCCTTCTTGGTGGCCCCATTCCCAGGCCGGTCCCTCAGCGGTGACCTCCACCCCCCACCCAGGTTGGTAGCCCCCACCCCGGCAGCCCCACGGCCCTGTGGCACACCCTGAGGGCTCCTTTACCATCTTTGACCTCAACGATGTCCTTGGCGAACTGGCACTCAGCCCCCTGGAAATTCGGGAGACACTGGCAAACGCCGTTGGCCCAGGTGCCGCCATTTTGGCAAATGGCGATTTCACAGAACTCGCCGTAGAACCCCCCGGGACAAATACACTTGTGGCCGTCCCACGTGGCCCCGTTCTGGCAATGACCTGGAAgagggacacggggacgtggggacaAGGGTCACACTCTGGGAAGCACCCACGGGTGCAAAGACACCTGGGAGAAGACAGGGTGCAGGTGGACGgcacggggggggtggggtgatgtGCTGCAAACGAAGAGGAAGACTCACCTGGATTGGTGGTGGTTGTGGGGGTGGTGGTTGTAGGAGGgggcgtggtggtggtggttgtagGACTGGGGGTAGTTGTAGGGGTGGGGGTGGTTGTAGGGGTGGGGGTGGTTGTAGGACTGGGGGTAGTTGTAGGGGTGGGGGTGGTTGTAGGGGTGGGGGTAGTTGTAGGGGGGATGGTGGTTGTAGGGGTGGGGGTAGTTGTAGGGGTGGGGGTAGTTGTAGGGGTGGGGGTGGTTGTAGGACTGGGGGTAGTTGTAGGGGTGGGGGTAGTTGTAGGACTGGGGGTAGTTGTAGGGGGGATGGTGGTTGTAGGGGTGGGGGTAGTTGTAGGGGTGGGGGTAGTTGTAGGGGTGGGGGTGGTTGAAGGGGAGGTGGTGGTTGTAGGGGGGGTGGTGGTTGTAGGGGGGATAGAGGTTGTAGTGGAGGGGGTGGTAGTAGGGGGGGTAGTGGTTGTAGGGCTGGGAGTGGTAGTTGTAGTGGGGGGGGTGCTTGTAGGGGTGGGGCTGGTTGTAGTGGGGGTGGTGGATGTAgtgggatggggggtggtggtggttgcaGGGGGGGCGGTGGTTGTAgagggaggggtggtgggatgaATAGGAGCAGTGGTTGTAGTGGGGCGGTTGGTCGTGATGATGGTTGAAGTGGTGGGGGGTGGAGTGAGGGTTGTGGGGGTGGGCGAGGACAGAGTGATGGGGGTGGTTATAGGCccagtggtggccgaggtgtcccctgtctcctccgtggtccccagagtccccgtggtgacatcagagctgggcgtggtcacagtggagggtggctcagtggtggccgaggtgtcccctgtctcctccgtggtccccagagtccctgtggtgacatcagaggtgggcgtggtcacagtggagggtggctcagtggtggccgaggtgtcccctgtctcctccgtggtccccagagtccccgtggtgacatcagagctgggcgtggtcacagtggaggatgggtcagtggtggccgaggtgtcccctgtctcctccgtggtccccagcgtccccgtggtgacatcagaggtgggtgtggtcacagtggaggatggctcagtggtggccgaggtgtcccctgtctcctccgtggtccccagtgtccccgtggtgacatcagagtTGGGCGTGGacacagtggaggatggctcagtggtggccgaggtgtcccctgtctcctccgtggtccccagtgtccccgtggtgacatcagagctgggcgtggtcacagtggagggtggctcagtggtggccgaggtgtcccctgtctcctccgtggtccccagagtccccgtggtgacatcagagctgggcgtggtcacagtgggggatggctcagtggtggtggaggtgtcccctgtctcctccgtggtccccagagtccccgtggtgacatcagagctgggcgtggtcacagtggtggccgaggtgtcccctgtctcctccgtggtccccagtgtccccgtggtgacatcagaggtgggcgtggtcacagtggaggatggctcagtggtggctgaggtgtcccctgtctcctccgtccccgtggtgacatcagaggtgggcgtggtcacagtggagggtggctcagtggtggccgaggtgtcccctgtgtcctccgtggtccccagtgtccccgtggtgacatcagaggtgggcgtggtcacagtggagggtggctcagtggtggccgaggtgtcccctgtgtcctccgtggtccccagtgtccccgtggtgacatcagaggtgggcgtggtcacagtggaggatggctcagtggtggccgaggtgtcccctgtctcctccgtggtccccagagtccccgtggtgacatcagagctgggcgtggtcacagtggtggccgaggtgtcccctgtctcctccgtggtccccagagtccccgtggtgacatcagagctgggcgtggtcagagtggagggtggctcagtggtggccgaggtgtcccctgtctcctccgtggtccccagagtccccgtggtgacatcagagctgggcgtggtcacagtggagggtggctcagtggtggccgaggtgtcccctgtctcctccgtggtccccagagtccccgtggtgacatcagagctgggcgtggtcagagtggaggatggctcagtggtggccgaggtgtcccctgtctcctccgtggtccccagagtccccgtggtgacatcagagctgggcgtggtcacagtggaggatggctcagtggtggccgaggtgtcccctgtctcctccgtggttcccagagtccccgtggtgacatcagagctgggcgtggtcacattggagggtggctcagtggtggccgatgtgtcccctgtctcctccgtggtccccagtgtccccgtggtgacatcagaggtgggcgtggtcacagtggagggtggctcagtggtggccgaggtgtcccctgtctcctccgtggtccccagagtccccgtggtgacatcagagctgggcgtggtcagagtggagggtggctcagtggtggccgaggtgtcccctgtctcctccgtggtccccagagtccccgtggtgacatcagagctgggcgtggtcacagtggagggtggctcagtggtggccgaggtgtcccctgtctcctccgtggtccccagagtccccgtggtgacatcagagctgggcgtggtcagagtggaggatggctcagtggtggccgaggtgtcccctgtctcctccgtggtccccagtgtccccgtggtgacatcagagctgggcgtggtcacagtggaggatggctcagtggtggccgaggtgtcccctgtctcctccgtggttcccagagtccccgtggtgacatcagagctgggcgtggtcacagtggaggatggctcagtggtggccgaggtgtcccctgtctcctccgtggtccccagagtccccgtggtgacatcagagctgggcgtggtcacagtggagggtggctcagtggtggccgaggtgtcccctgtctcctccgtggtccccagagtccccgtggtgacatcagagctgggcgtggtcacagtgggggatggctcagtggtggtggaggtgtcccctgtctcctccgtggtccccagtgtccccgtggtgacatcagagctgggcgtggtcacagtggtggccgaggtgtcccctgtctcctccgtggtccccagagtccccgtggtgacatcagagctgggcgtggtcagagtggaggatggctcagtggtggccgaggtgtcccctgtctcctccgtggtccccagagtccccgtggtgacatcagagctgggcgtaGTCACAgaggaggatggctcagtggtggccgaggtgtcccctgtctcctccgtggtccccagtgtccccgtggtgacatcagaggtgggcgtggtcacagtggaggatggctcagtggtggctgaggtgtcccctgtctcctccgtccccgtggtgacatcagaggtgggcgtggtcacagtggagggtggctcagtggtggccgaggtgtcccctgtgtcctccgtggtccccagagtccccgtggtgacatcataggtgggcgtggtcacagtggaggatggctcagtggtggccgaggtgtcccctgtctcctccgtggtccccagagtccccgtggtgacatcagagctgggcgtggtcacagtggaggatggctcagtggtggccgaggtgtcccctgtctcctccgtggtccccagtgtccccgtggtgacatcagagctgggcgtggtcacagtggagggtggctcagtggtggccgaggtgtcccctgtctcctccgtggtccccagagtccccgtggtgacatcagagctgggcgtggtcagagtggagggtggctcagtggtggccgaggtgtcccctgtctcctccgtggtccccagagtccccgtggtgacatcagagctgggcgtggtcacagtggagggtggctcagtggtggccgaggtgtcccctgtctcctccgtggtccccagagtccccgtggtgacatcagagctgggcgtggtcacagtggaggatggctcagtggtggccgaggtgtcccctgtctcctccgtggtccccagtgtccccgtggtgacatcagagctgggcgtggtcacagtggaggatggctcagtggtggccgaggtgtcccctgtctcctccgtggttcccagagtccccgtggtgacatcagagctgggcgtggtcacattggagggtggctcagtggtggccgatgtgtcccctgtctcctccgtggtccccagtgtccccgtggtgacatcagagctgggcgtggtcacagtggagggtggctcagtggtggccgaggtgtcccctgtctcctccgtggtccccagagtccccgtggtgacatcagagctgggcgtggtcagagtggaggatggctcagtggtggccgaggtgtcccctgtctcctccgtggtccccagtgtccccgtggtgacatcagagctgggcgtggtcacagtggaggatggctcagtggtggccgaggtgtcccctgtctcctccgtggttcccagagtccccgtggtgacatcagagctgggcgtggtcacagtggaggatggctcagtggtggccgaggtgtcccctgtctcctccgtggtccccagagtccccgtggtgacatcagagctgggcgtggtcacagtggagggtggctcagtggtggccgaggtgtcccctgtctcctccgtggtccccagagtccccgtggtgacatcagagctgggcgtggtcacagtgggggatggctcagtggtggtggaggtgtcccctgtctcctccgtggtccccagtgtccccgtggtgacatcagagctgggcgtggtcacagtggtggccgaggtgtcccctgtctcctccgtggtccccagagtccccgtggtgacatcagagctgggcgtggtcagagtggaggatggctcagtggtggccgaggtgtcccctgtctcctccgtggtccccagagtccccgtggtgacatcagagctgggcgtaGTCACAgaggaggatggctcagtggtggccgaggtgtcccctgtctcctccgtggtccccagtgtccccgtggtgacatcagagctgggcgtggtcacagtggagggtggctcagtggtggccgaggtgtcccctgtctcctccgtggtccccagagtccccgtggtgacatcagaggtgggcgtggtcacagtggagggtggctcagtggtggccgaggtgtcccc
Proteins encoded in this window:
- the LOC141938934 gene encoding uncharacterized protein LOC141938934, giving the protein MGGRLWGSLAVVFICFLIIMRGGCWDLPPHRGSVDVTVGPPWGHRGGTAGPPRTSEILQGLRVAGLVLAPKEQELGFLRVQGSWGDVYDTDQQEPWDKGQPARWSWLKTWPGPPHGIEVKLNRGHEDPPVATSGRNTLVPVEKKGQTRLRRDVLSDVTTGTLGTTEETGDTSATTEPSSTVATTEPSSTLTTPSSDVTDTSATTEPSSTLTTPSSDVATTEPSSTLTTPSSDVTTGTLGTTEETGDTSATTVTTPSSDVTTGTLGTTEETGDTSTTTEPSPTVTTPSSDVTATTEPSSTLTTPSSDVTTGTLGTTEETGDTSATTVTTPSSDVTTGTLGTTEETGDTSTTTEPSPTVTTPSSDVTTGTLGTTEETGDTSATTEPPSTPHPYKHPPHYNYHSQPYNHYPPYYHPLHYNLYPPYNHHPPYNHHLPFNHPHPYNYPHPYNYPHPYNHHPPYNYPQSYNYPHPYNYPQSYNHPHPYNYPHPYNYPHPYNHHPPYNYPHPYNHPHPYNYPQSYNHPHPYNHPHPYNYPQSYNHHHHAPSYNHHPHNHHQSRCLCTRHCQNGATWDGHKCICPGGFYGEFCEIAICQNGGTWANGVCQCLPNFQGAECQFAKDIVEVKDVLVNATVEMKTKVDNREFTTDLANPSSPAFKEFEKDFKEKMKEVYKHIEGYQDVVIHQLSQGSIVVNYTVLLKVLASTTANKTVENISKNLVSAFNNYTDCNETCEGSDCAFCFNSAFTNVTNYGVEEVESSLCDDHIAEEFKAYYSPLITATGVVCITRCDKRAPDRYICVHGTCGVASGGPQCECEDQSAFWYQDSACRSRISKVGVAVGVPVAGLVLATVIFTIFLLRVQRQKKEYRDKVTSRSELYCSTDESWGGSQGFAISNQAATCEGLEAPSTTCINLEMVDTSQKIHIERPSHIVIP